CGGTCGCATCGACCGGCGCGGCCGCATGCTGTGGTCGCTGCCCAAGGGGCACATTGAAGTCGGCGAGACCGCCGAGCAAACCGCAATGCGCGAGGTAGCCGAAGAGACCGGTGTCCACGGCAGTGTGCTGGCCGCGCTGGGAAGCATCGACTATTGGTTTGTCACCGACGGGCGGCGCGTACACAAAACCGTGCACCACTATCTGATGCGCTTCGCCGGCGGTGAGCTGTCCGGCGGCGACCTCGAGGTCGCCGAGGTGGCCTGGGTGCCGATTCGCGAACTGCCCGCCAAGCTGGCCTACGCCGATGAGCGCCGCCTGGCCCAGGTAGCCGACGAACTGATCGACAAGCTACAAACCGACGGCCCGTCGGCGCTGCCGCCGCTGCCGCCCAGCTCACCGTGGCGGCGGCCACAGACCCATTCGCACGCCCACCGCCGGCGTTCCGACCAATCCACACCGCGCCGGAAGAACGGCCGCGGTCCAGGACCGTGATTGCACCGCGACTTTCACGGGCGGCCGCGTCATGCCTGCCCCTGCTGGCGAGCGTTCTGGCCTTGCTGATCGTGCCCACCGCCGCGCCGCGCGCCGCCGCCGGGGAACCTAGCGCGACACCGTTCGTCCAAATCCGCGTCGACCAGGT
This Mycobacterium xenopi DNA region includes the following protein-coding sequences:
- a CDS encoding NUDIX hydrolase is translated as MSDGEQAKPGRRRGRRRRRRASASPEHRSQNQPTGGTPTGSAAGSANPRSRSTRRRAERLRTVHETSAGGLVIDGIDRPREEQVAALIGRIDRRGRMLWSLPKGHIEVGETAEQTAMREVAEETGVHGSVLAALGSIDYWFVTDGRRVHKTVHHYLMRFAGGELSGGDLEVAEVAWVPIRELPAKLAYADERRLAQVADELIDKLQTDGPSALPPLPPSSPWRRPQTHSHAHRRRSDQSTPRRKNGRGPGP